The genomic interval CGCGGGAGCTGCGCAGCGCGCGGGTGCTCGTGGTGGTCGCGGGCGCGCTCGGCGTCGGCCTCTTCTTCGGCGCGGTCCTCACCTCGCTCACGGCCTTCCTCGCGGAGACCGGCCACGGCGACTCCGCCGGGCTCGTCTACGGGATCATGGGCGTGGGCTCGACGATCCTCGCGCTGAGCATCTCGCTGTTCCCGGAGCGGTTCGCGCTCCGCTGGCGCTGGCTCGTGTTCTCCGCCCTGATGCTCGCCGCGATGATCGCCTTCGGCCTCGCGGGCGGCCTGGCCGGGACCGCGGGCGCGATGGCGATCGCGGGCATCGGGATCGGGCCGACGGTCGTGACGCTGTACAGCCTGGCCGCGGACCGCTCCCCGCGCGGGCGCTCGGCGACGGTGATGACGATGCTGGGCTCGGCGACGATCGTCGGCCAGTCCGGCGCCTCGGCACTGACCGGGGCTTTCGCCGAGAACGTCGGGGCGCAGGCCGCCATGTGGCTGCCGGCCGGTGCGGCCGGCCTGGTGGTGCTCGCGGCCCTCGTGAACGCGGCGCTCGGCGAGGCCCACGGCCAGGCGCCGAGCGCCTCTCCCGGCACCGGCGACGTGGACGCGGAGACCTCGGATCTCCCCGCCTCGCAGCAGGAGGTCCTCGACGAGGCGGAGGAGCTGCTCGAGAGGCCCACCGAGCACCTCTGAGGCGCTGGCCGCCGGCCCGCCCCCTCGGTCAGTCGGTCAGCGCGCGGCCGGGTGGCCGATCTCGCGCAGGGAGCGGGCGAGCATCGACAGCTGCTCGAGCGTCTCGTCCTCCCAGGTCCGGGAGGTGCGGGCGGCATGGGAGCCGTGGGCGGCGCGGGAGTCCTGCGGCCCCTCGTCGGGCGCGGGTGCGGCGCCGACGGCGGCGCTCGCCTCCGCCACGCGCTCCTCATCGGCGACGTCGCGGGCCAGAGCGGCGACGGCATCGCAGGCGTCGGCCACCCGGGGATCGACCCTTGGCGGGTCCACCGGTTCCACCTGGTCCGACGGGTCCGTCGGCCTGACAGCGTCACCGCTCGCGGCCCGTGCCATGACGCGACTGGTCACGGTGCGGGCGATGCTCACGGACGTCGCCACCACGGTGAGCCGGCGGCGCACCCGGCGCGGACGGTGCTCGGTGAGGTGGTAGCGCGTCAGCGGCGCCGCCGCGAGCGCGAGCCGCCTGCGGGCGCCGATCGTCGCGAGCAGCAGGGCGTCGACCTCGTGCTGGGCCCCCGGGCCGGGTTCGCGCAGCGCGAGCGCCGTGCCCTCCATGAGGTCGCCGATCGACGCGGCGACCTCGCGCTCCGCGCGCGCCACGGTGTCGCGCGTGCTGACCGGGGCGAACAGCAGCGCCACGAGCACGCCGATGCCCGCGCCCGCGACGGTCTCCGCGAGGCGCAGCAGGAGCAGGGCGTCGGAGAACAGACCGAGGATCCCGTAGAGCTGCGCGACCAGGATCGTCACGAACAGCATCATGTAGGCGTAGGAGATGCGGATCAGGTAGAAGCCGCAGAAGACGCTGATGAGGATGACCGCGAGCTCGATCATCGGATGGCCCGCGGTGAGGGCGGCGAGCGCGATGCCCACCACCAGGCCCAGCACCGTCCCGATCACGCGGTTCAGGGACTTGCCGAAGGAGTCCATGCGGGTGCCGGTGCCCGTGAACACCACGAACGCGGCGATCACCGCCCAGTAATAGCGGGAGTCGCTGATCAGCGTGCCCGCGAGGATCGCGAGCGCACCGGCGATCGCGACCTGCACGGCCTGCCGCGTGGTCGCCTGCGCGCGCACGACCGGGTTCCAGCGGGCGCCGCGGGCGCGCACGTCCTTCGCGACCGACGGCGGCCCCGGCAGCATGCCCAGACCCGTGAGCGCAGCGGCCGGGGTGAACTCGGCGTTGCGCTCGAGGTCCGGGGGCAGATGGGGATCGGCCGGCCGACGCACGAGCTCGTCGATGCCGCGCACCAGGGAGCGCACCTCGCGGCGCAGACGGCCTGCATCCATCGCCCCGTCGGCCGCGGGGTCCTGTCCGGGAGCGCCCTCGCGCGCCATCATCCGTTCGAGCAGCGCGGCGACCCTGCGGGCGCTCTCGGCGTCGCCGTCGGCCAGATGGACCAGGGCCCGCGCCGCGAGCGAGCGCACGCGCGGCGGCGCCTCCATGAGGTGCAGGGACGCCCAGCCCACGAGGTCCAGGGAGAGCTGGCCCTCGAGCAGGCTGCGGCGCACGGTCTCCGCGCTCCAGCCCACCGGCAGCGCCCGGGCGTTCGCCGCCCAGCCGTCGCTCATGAGCACCATCTCGTCGAACAGGGCGCGCTCGTCGAAGACCCGTCGGGTCAGCCGGTCCCGCTCCCTCTGCGACTGCGCGCGCAGACGGGAGGCCATCAGCCGCAGCAGACGGCTGCGGCGCGCGACCATGCTGCGGAAGACCCGCGCGAGCGTGCGCCGCGGATGGGGCCGGAACACCGTGGTGCACAGCAGGGTGACGACCGCGGTGCCCACCACCACGGCGAGCATGAGGTGCGGCAGCTGACCGGGCGTCGGGCGCAGGAACAGCGAGAAGAAGAACCCCATCCACAGCAGGAAGCCGTAGAAGAAGAAGTCGAGGCCGAAGCGCCGCACGTACACGGCACCGAACATGACCAGCACGAACACGAGGTGCGAGAGCCACAGGGAGTCGCCGACGAGGGTGCCGACGACCAGGCCGACGCCCATCGCGACGGGGAAGAAGAGCGCTGCGCGCAGGCTCTCGCGGGCCATCGGCCGCGCGAGGGCGTTCGAGCCGATCATCGCGATCACCGCGCCGAGGATCATCGTCGGCAGCAGTGCGGCGGGCTCCAGGTGCAGGGCCGTGCCCAGCAGTGCCTCGGCGGCGAGGTTCGCGGCGACGCAGCAGGCCCCGGCGAGGCCCATGCGGAGTCTGCTCAGACCCGGATCGGAGGCGATGAGAGCGTCCAACGGGCGCGAGAGCAGCGGCGGCACTGGGTGGGAGCCTCCTCGGGCGGCAGGGGTGTCGGGGACCCATGGAGTCTAGCCGCGCCTCCCGAGCGCTCCCTGCCCGTCGTCGTCCTCGCCCTGCTCACCCGGCGGAGCGCAGGACCTCCTCGAGCACCTCGCGGGTGCGCTCGGGCCGCTCGATCCAGGGGGAGTGGCCGGCGCCCTCGATGATCCGCTTGCGTCCGCGGCGCGCGTGGGCGGCGAGCGCGACGACGCCGGTGACCGGGCGCGGATCGGCGAGTCCGTGGAGGAACCAGACGGGCGCGTCGGTCTTCGCGAGGTCGGCGACGAGGGCATCGTCGGCCACGGCGGGATCGGCCGCCAGCAGGCGGTTCGCGGTGTGCTCGATGTCGAGCCCGACGGCGGCGAGGCGCTCGGCGCGCACGAGCCCGTCGGCGGTGTCGGCGAAGTCGGTGGCCCACTGCAGGGTGCGCCAGCGGGTCTCCTGCTCCCCGGTGCGTCCGTCCGGTCCGAGGGCGTCGAGCCGGGCGAGCTCCTCGGTGATCCCGGCGCCCTCGCGTCGGCGGTCGCGCTCGGCGCGGAAGCCCGTGCGCCAGTCCCCGATGCCCGTGCCGCTGAGGAAGCCGACGGCGGCGACGTGCTCGGGGTGCGCGCCCGCGTAGGCGAGGGCGAGGGAGGCGCCGAAGGAGTGGCCGATGACGATCCATCGCTCGTGGCCGCCGTGCTGGGCGTCGAAGGCGGCGCGCAGCTCCTCGAGGTCGGCGACGGACTGCTCCACGGCCAGCTGCCCGTCGGGCACCGGGCGGGGCACGCTGCGTCCACATCCGCGCTGGTCGTAACGGTGCACGAGCGTCTGGTCGGAGAGCAGGGCGGCGAGGTCGCCGAGGTCGTCCCAGAGGCCCGGCCCGCCGTGGACGAGCACGACGGGCGGATGGGCCCCGGCCTCGCCGTCTGTCCAGGTGGCGAGCTCGGTGCCGTCGGCGAGAGGGATCATGCGCATGGGGCCGACGGTATCGGGGACGCGGGGCGCGCCGCGCGGGTCCCCGTCTCAGGGGACAGGAATCGTCCGCATCGCAGCGCAGTCTGTGGTCATGGCCGCGGAGCGTCCCGCTCACGGCCCCGCACCGAGCCAGGAGCACACCATGTACGCACCCGCCCAGGACACCGAGATCGACGGCCTCGTCGGATACATCGACGCACAGCTCGATGCCCTGCGCGCGAGCATCCACGGCCTCACCGAGGAGCAGGCGCATGCCGCGCCCTGCCGCAGCGCGCTCTCGGTGGGCGCTCTGATCAAGCACTCGATCTACGTGATGCGCGGGGCGACTGAGCGCCTCACCGACGGGCCGCGCCTCGTTCCCCCGACGCAGGAGGGATTCGTGGAGTTCGAGGACAGCACGCGGCTCGGGCAGGACGAGTCGGCCGCGGCGCTGCTGCCCGTCTTCGACGCCACGCGTGAGGACTACCTCGCCGCCCTGCGGGCGACGGACCCGGCGGCGCCGTCCCAGGAGGCGCCGGCCCCCTGGTTCGGGATCACCGAACCCATGCCGATCCTGCAGCGCTACTACCTGGTCCACCAGGTCGAGGAGCTCGCACGCCACGCGGGCCACGCGGACATCATCCGCGAGCAGATCGACGGGGTCACGATCCCCGCGATCCTCATGACCCTGTCAGGGCAGGGGGCCAACGAGTTCTTCAGCCCCTACGAGGCGCCCGCCGGGACGATCACGGGCTGATCGGAACCCGTGGGGCCGCGCCGCCCGCGCACGTCAGCGGCCCTCGCCGCCCAGCCGCCGCATCTCGGCCTGGATCCTCTCCTCGCTCACCCCGCCGCCGAAGACGCCGAGCACCTGCCAGAGCAGCCCGATGCCCCAGAAGGCGATGGGGAAGAAGGGCCAGAAGAAGCCGCCGCCGTTGCGCGCCCAGAAGACCACGAGCATGCCGTTGACCACGACGTACACGGCGAGGCTCATGACGAGGTTGCGACGGGCGTGCAGGCGGTCGACCGCGCGGCGGCGGAGATCCGTCTCCGCGTCGCTGCTGTCCGAGCGGGGGAAGCTGTCGTCGAAGCGATCCATGGTGACCCTCCTGGCCGAGCGCCGTCGGCGCGTGTGCTGTCGATGCACTCGACGCTAGGCGCGACCGGCCCGCGCCTCCCCTGACAGCTGTCACGTCCGGCCCGGGACAACCCTCCTGTCCGTCGGCCGGGCCGCCCGTTAATCCCGTTGCCCACCTGCACGCCCCGCCGTAGCGTCCGCCCCATGACGCACCAGAACACCGACGACCTGCCCCTCCCCCGCGCCGCGCTGCTGACCGGCGTGGGCCGGCGCCGCGGGATCGGCGCCGCGATCGCGCGCGCGCTGGCGGAGGACGGCTTCGACCTCGCCCTGAGCTATTCCGACGACTACGACCGGCGCGTGAACGCCGAGCCCTCCGACGTCGAGGTGCTCGCCGAGGAGCTGCGCGGCCTCGGCCGGCGCGTGGTCCTCGTCCCCGGCGACCTGTCCGATCCGGCCGAGCCTCCGCGGATCCTGGGCGCGGCGAGCGCCGAGCTGGGCCGCCTGGGTGCGCTCGTCATGTGCCACTGCGAGTCCGTGGACTCGGCGATCCTCGACACCACCGTGGAGAGCTTCGACCGCCACTATGCGGTGAACGTGCGGGCCAGCTGGCTGCTGCTGAAGGCCTTCGCCGAGCAGGTGGAGGTCGGCGACGGCACCCCCGGCGGGGCGGTCGTCGCCCTCACCAGCGACCACACCGCCCACAACCTCCCGTACGGGGCGACCAAGGGCGCGCTGGACCGGCTCGTCCTCGCCGGCACGCACGAGCTCGCCGATCGCGGCATCCGCACGAACGTCGTGAACCCCGGCCCGATCGACACCGGCTGGATGGACGACGCCGTGCGCGAGGCCGGCGCCGCCCAGACCCCCGGCGGGCGTCTCGGCGCCCCGAGCACCGTCGCGGACCTCGTGCGGTTCCTGGTCTCGGAGCGCGGCGGATGGATCCGCGGCCAGCTGCTGCTGTCCAACGGAGGTTTCGCGACGCCCGCGGTGTGAGACCCGCGGTGTGAGACCCGCGGTGTGAGGATGCCCGGCCGCATCGAGGGCGCGGGGGCGCGGGCGCGGCCGCGGAGACTATGCTCGCCCCGGCGCAGAGACGGTGTCCCGTCACCCGGACGCCCTCCGCGCCCCTCCTCCGCCCCCGCCAGAGAAGAGCACCGGCATGACCGAGATCGGCCCCGACGGCAGCACCCGCTTCGCCGAGGAGCAGAACCAGGTGCTGCATCGGACGCTCGGGCGCTTCGACATCGTGTTCATCGTGGTCTCGGCCGTCGTCGGCCTCGAGATGCTCGGCTCGGTGTCCTCGCAGGGACCGGAGACGTTCACCTGGCTGGTCTTCCTGATCATCGTCTTCCTGGTGCCCTACGCGCTGATCTTCGCCGAGACCGGCTCCGCGTTCGTGGGCGAGGGCGGCGTGTACCTGTGGGTGCGCCAGGCCTTCGGGCGCCCCGCCGCGGCCGTGGCCTCGGCGTTCACCTGGATCACGCAGCCCGTGTGGGTGGGCGGGTCGATGGCGTTCCTGTGCGCGGAGGCCGCCCGCGAGCATCTTGTGCACTTCGCCGAGGGCTCGTTCGCCGACTACGCCTTCAAGACGGCGTTCATCTGGATCACCGTGCTCGCGGCGATCCTGTCCCTGAAACGCGCGAAGTGGATCCCGACGATGGGCGCGGTCTGCAAGATCGTGTTCCTGGCCCTGTTCATCCTCACCGCGATCATCTATGCGGCCCAGCACGGCGTGCAGAGCCTCGCGATCGGCGACTTCTCCCCCACCGTCACCGGGTTCATCACCCTGACCCCGCTGCTGCTGTTCGCGTTCCTGGGCTTCGAGTCCGGCTCCAGCGCCTCGGGCGAGATGAAGAACGCCGAGAAGGACGTCGCATTCTCCGTGCTGCGCTCCTCGGCGATGGCCGGCGTGCTCTACCTGATCCCGGTCTTCACGATCCTGCTGGTCATCCCCCATTCCGACATCGACGGGGTCTCCGGTCTGCTGCGCGCGGTCGCGACCGTGTTCTCCGTCTACGGCGCCGCGGCGCCCGTCGTGCTCACCGCGGCCGTCATCCTGTTCCTGCTCGCGAACATCGGGCAGGGTGCGGCGTGGATGATCATGTCCGACCGCATGCAGGCGATCGCCGCGGCCGACGGCTCCTTCTTCGGCGGCTTCTTCGGGAAGTTCCACCGCAGCCTGGGCACCCCGATCCGCGTCAACCTGCTCTCCGGCACGGTCGCGACGGTGTTCATGATCGCCGCGATGCAGCTGACCGGCTCGAGCGCGGCGCTGTTCGACGTGGTGCTCTCCGTCGCCATCACCACCTACCTGTTCAGCTACCTGCTGGTGATCCCCGCTGCCGTGCGCCTGCGCCTGCGCTTCCCGGACCAGCCGCGGCCCTTCCGCGTGCCCGGCCCGAACGGCGTGTTCATCGCGCTGGGCGTCGTGACCACGGCCTTCGTGGCACTGGGCTCTTGGGTCTCGGTGTTCCCGGGCACCCTGGAGACCCTGCTGGGCGTCCCCTACGACTTCTCGAGCGCGATGGGCGTGCCCTACGCGGCCTTCGAGGCGCTCACCCTGGGCACGATCGTCTTCATCATCGCGATCGCCCTCGTCGGCTTCGTCGCCGGACGCAGGCTGCGGCGCGAGACGGTCGCGGCGGAGTCGGCCGGGTCCCGTTCTGAAGGGGCGGAGAGCTCCGAGATCACCCGCTGATCCCGTCCCTCTCCCGTCGGCCGACGGGCCCGAGCATCCTCCCGCGCCGCACCGCGAGGACCAGCATCACCACCCCGGCGGCGAGCCCGACGAGCACGGTGACGAGCGAGCCCTCGACGCCCATCGACCCGCCCGTCAGCCACGTCGGCCCGTCGATGTCGGCGATCAGCAGGCCCTCCTGCCGCCCGGTGCCGGAGACCACGGAGGAGAACACGCCCGCCTGCACCGCGTTCCAGGCGATGTGGATGCCGATCGCGAGCCACAGCCTGCGCGTGAGCAGATACGCGGCGCCCAGCAGGATCCCCGCCTCGATCACGAGGCCCAGGGCGCTGGCGGCGCTCGCGCCGTCGTTCGTGAGATGGATCAGTCCGAAGACGAGCGAGGTGAGCACGAGCGCGCCCCAGCTGCCCATCCAGGCGTCGATGAGCCGCAGCAGGATGCCGCGGAAGAAGATCTCCTCGACGAATCCCGCGCCGATGCCGATCGCGAGCGGCGCGAGCAGCTGCGGGGACGGCGAGATGCCGGTGACCCGGTAGCCGCCGAGCAGGGCGATCAGGGCGACGCTCAGCGAGATCAGCACGGTGCCGATGACGAGGCCGACGACGAGCTCCACGAGCTTGCCGCGCCCGCGCAGGGCGAGGCCGGGGCTGCGGCCGACGGGCCCGACGATCAGCAGGAAGCCGCCGACCCCGACCGCCGCGGCGAGCACACCGCCGAGCAGGAACGCCCAGGGTGCCGGCCCGTCCGCGACGTCACCGCCGGCGAGGACGGAGGCGAGGACCGAGACCGCCCCCATCACGACCTCGGCGACGAGGAAGAGGACGACCCCGAGGATCAGCTGGAGCCAGCGACGGCGGTCGCTGCGGTCGATCGGGGCCGTGGGCGAGGGGTCGCGGGAGGCCGTCGGGCGGAGGGCCGGCGGCGGGGCCGAGGTGCTCATGGCACCGATCATGGACCCGATGGGCGCCCGTGTCCCGGCCCGGGCCCGAACCGTCGGGTCCGCTGGTCAGGGGGCGTCGTGCCTGCCCGGCCCCTTCTCGCCCTCCGCGGGGACGTCGAGGGTGATGGTGCCGCTGTCCAGGAAGTCCGCGTCGCGGCGGGGATCCGTCTCGCTCGCGCTCTCGGCCTCGGCGACCTCCTCCATGTCCTCGTCGGGTCGCGACCAGGGGAACGCGGCGGTCGGCGGGAGCGAGGGGATCGCGCCGCGCCGCAGGGGATTGCGCGACTGCTTCCCGTCGGTGGATTCGTCGTCGGTCATGGTGGTCTCCTCTCCGTCGTCATGCCTACGGTGGCACATGTCTGATTTCCTGAAGCAGCGTCCCGGCGCCCCGCAGGGCTTCTTCGCCGCCGAGGCCGCAGGCCTCGCCTGGCTCGCGGCGCCGCGCGCGGTGCCCGTGGTCGAGGTGCTCGAGGAGGGTGAGGACCACCTGCGCCTCGAGCGCCTCGAGTCGGTGCGGCCCTCCCCCGAGGATGCCCGCGCCTTCGGCGGGCGCCTCGCCCATCTCCACGACGCAGGGGCCGAGGGATTCGGCGCCTCCCCGTCGGACACCTCGTGGTTCGGTCCGCTCGACTCGCCGTTCGAACTGCCGACCACCGCCCGCGAGGACTTCGCGACCTTCTGGGCGCAGGACCGTCTGGAGCCGCTCGCGCGCCGCGCCTCCCCGCAGCTCGGGGCCGACGGGTCCGCGGCCGTCTCCCGCGCGATCGACGCGATCGCCGGCGGCGCCTTCGACGGCGTGAGCGGGCAGGGGCGCGAGGATGCCTCGCGCGTCCACGGCGACCTGTGGTCGGGGAACCTGATGTGGACGGACGCGGGAGGGACGCTCATCGACCCCTCGGCGCACGGCGGGCACCGTCTCGAGGATCTCGCGCTGCTGACGATGTTCGGCGCGCCCCACATCGACGCGATCCTCGCGGGCTACGAGGCCGCGCACCCCATGCCGACGGGGTGGCGCGAGGACCTGCCCGCGCACCTGTTCTTCGCGCTGCTCGCGCACGTGGTCCTGTTCGGGGGCGGCTACGGGGCCGAGAGCGTGCGCGTCGCGGAGCAGATCACCGAGCGCGCCCGGGATCTCACGACCTGAGCACGGCCCGGACGCGGGTGCCGTCCGCGCCGGTCACGCCCGCGCGAGGATCTCCCCGTGCAGCAGCACGAACCAGCCGGCGGGATCGTCGGCCCAGCGCTTCCAGTCCTCGCCGATCGCGTCGAGCTCGTCCTGGCTCGCGCGGCCGG from Brachybacterium kimchii carries:
- a CDS encoding MFS transporter, translated to MTSPQNPTPAPQATTLTRAAGLAYFPIAFVARFPFAMMVVGTLTLVVSARGSIALGGLNSAVVGLGSALVGPLLGAAADRIGQRPVILLAGIVNSLALLAMAAVAFSSLPDPAVLAVGFVIGASSPQIGPLSRSRLVHLILTRLPSGRRAKSLNATMGYESAADETAFVFGPVVVGLLATTMSAAAPMIGAAVLTLVFVTAFALHPTARAAAPATGSPVIQAPARELRSARVLVVVAGALGVGLFFGAVLTSLTAFLAETGHGDSAGLVYGIMGVGSTILALSISLFPERFALRWRWLVFSALMLAAMIAFGLAGGLAGTAGAMAIAGIGIGPTVVTLYSLAADRSPRGRSATVMTMLGSATIVGQSGASALTGAFAENVGAQAAMWLPAGAAGLVVLAALVNAALGEAHGQAPSASPGTGDVDAETSDLPASQQEVLDEAEELLERPTEHL
- a CDS encoding FUSC family protein: MPPLLSRPLDALIASDPGLSRLRMGLAGACCVAANLAAEALLGTALHLEPAALLPTMILGAVIAMIGSNALARPMARESLRAALFFPVAMGVGLVVGTLVGDSLWLSHLVFVLVMFGAVYVRRFGLDFFFYGFLLWMGFFFSLFLRPTPGQLPHLMLAVVVGTAVVTLLCTTVFRPHPRRTLARVFRSMVARRSRLLRLMASRLRAQSQRERDRLTRRVFDERALFDEMVLMSDGWAANARALPVGWSAETVRRSLLEGQLSLDLVGWASLHLMEAPPRVRSLAARALVHLADGDAESARRVAALLERMMAREGAPGQDPAADGAMDAGRLRREVRSLVRGIDELVRRPADPHLPPDLERNAEFTPAAALTGLGMLPGPPSVAKDVRARGARWNPVVRAQATTRQAVQVAIAGALAILAGTLISDSRYYWAVIAAFVVFTGTGTRMDSFGKSLNRVIGTVLGLVVGIALAALTAGHPMIELAVILISVFCGFYLIRISYAYMMLFVTILVAQLYGILGLFSDALLLLRLAETVAGAGIGVLVALLFAPVSTRDTVARAEREVAASIGDLMEGTALALREPGPGAQHEVDALLLATIGARRRLALAAAPLTRYHLTEHRPRRVRRRLTVVATSVSIARTVTSRVMARAASGDAVRPTDPSDQVEPVDPPRVDPRVADACDAVAALARDVADEERVAEASAAVGAAPAPDEGPQDSRAAHGSHAARTSRTWEDETLEQLSMLARSLREIGHPAAR
- a CDS encoding alpha/beta fold hydrolase yields the protein MRMIPLADGTELATWTDGEAGAHPPVVLVHGGPGLWDDLGDLAALLSDQTLVHRYDQRGCGRSVPRPVPDGQLAVEQSVADLEELRAAFDAQHGGHERWIVIGHSFGASLALAYAGAHPEHVAAVGFLSGTGIGDWRTGFRAERDRRREGAGITEELARLDALGPDGRTGEQETRWRTLQWATDFADTADGLVRAERLAAVGLDIEHTANRLLAADPAVADDALVADLAKTDAPVWFLHGLADPRPVTGVVALAAHARRGRKRIIEGAGHSPWIERPERTREVLEEVLRSAG
- a CDS encoding DUF664 domain-containing protein — its product is MYAPAQDTEIDGLVGYIDAQLDALRASIHGLTEEQAHAAPCRSALSVGALIKHSIYVMRGATERLTDGPRLVPPTQEGFVEFEDSTRLGQDESAAALLPVFDATREDYLAALRATDPAAPSQEAPAPWFGITEPMPILQRYYLVHQVEELARHAGHADIIREQIDGVTIPAILMTLSGQGANEFFSPYEAPAGTITG
- a CDS encoding 2TM domain-containing protein; the protein is MDRFDDSFPRSDSSDAETDLRRRAVDRLHARRNLVMSLAVYVVVNGMLVVFWARNGGGFFWPFFPIAFWGIGLLWQVLGVFGGGVSEERIQAEMRRLGGEGR
- a CDS encoding SDR family oxidoreductase — its product is MTHQNTDDLPLPRAALLTGVGRRRGIGAAIARALAEDGFDLALSYSDDYDRRVNAEPSDVEVLAEELRGLGRRVVLVPGDLSDPAEPPRILGAASAELGRLGALVMCHCESVDSAILDTTVESFDRHYAVNVRASWLLLKAFAEQVEVGDGTPGGAVVALTSDHTAHNLPYGATKGALDRLVLAGTHELADRGIRTNVVNPGPIDTGWMDDAVREAGAAQTPGGRLGAPSTVADLVRFLVSERGGWIRGQLLLSNGGFATPAV
- a CDS encoding APC family permease, whose protein sequence is MTEIGPDGSTRFAEEQNQVLHRTLGRFDIVFIVVSAVVGLEMLGSVSSQGPETFTWLVFLIIVFLVPYALIFAETGSAFVGEGGVYLWVRQAFGRPAAAVASAFTWITQPVWVGGSMAFLCAEAAREHLVHFAEGSFADYAFKTAFIWITVLAAILSLKRAKWIPTMGAVCKIVFLALFILTAIIYAAQHGVQSLAIGDFSPTVTGFITLTPLLLFAFLGFESGSSASGEMKNAEKDVAFSVLRSSAMAGVLYLIPVFTILLVIPHSDIDGVSGLLRAVATVFSVYGAAAPVVLTAAVILFLLANIGQGAAWMIMSDRMQAIAAADGSFFGGFFGKFHRSLGTPIRVNLLSGTVATVFMIAAMQLTGSSAALFDVVLSVAITTYLFSYLLVIPAAVRLRLRFPDQPRPFRVPGPNGVFIALGVVTTAFVALGSWVSVFPGTLETLLGVPYDFSSAMGVPYAAFEALTLGTIVFIIAIALVGFVAGRRLRRETVAAESAGSRSEGAESSEITR
- a CDS encoding CPBP family intramembrane glutamic endopeptidase; translated protein: MSTSAPPPALRPTASRDPSPTAPIDRSDRRRWLQLILGVVLFLVAEVVMGAVSVLASVLAGGDVADGPAPWAFLLGGVLAAAVGVGGFLLIVGPVGRSPGLALRGRGKLVELVVGLVIGTVLISLSVALIALLGGYRVTGISPSPQLLAPLAIGIGAGFVEEIFFRGILLRLIDAWMGSWGALVLTSLVFGLIHLTNDGASAASALGLVIEAGILLGAAYLLTRRLWLAIGIHIAWNAVQAGVFSSVVSGTGRQEGLLIADIDGPTWLTGGSMGVEGSLVTVLVGLAAGVVMLVLAVRRGRMLGPVGRRERDGISG
- a CDS encoding fructosamine kinase family protein, with the protein product MSDFLKQRPGAPQGFFAAEAAGLAWLAAPRAVPVVEVLEEGEDHLRLERLESVRPSPEDARAFGGRLAHLHDAGAEGFGASPSDTSWFGPLDSPFELPTTAREDFATFWAQDRLEPLARRASPQLGADGSAAVSRAIDAIAGGAFDGVSGQGREDASRVHGDLWSGNLMWTDAGGTLIDPSAHGGHRLEDLALLTMFGAPHIDAILAGYEAAHPMPTGWREDLPAHLFFALLAHVVLFGGGYGAESVRVAEQITERARDLTT